In Acidobacteriota bacterium, the genomic stretch AAGACCGGACGCGCCTACTTGCGCAGGCCCAGCTTGTGGATCAATTCCCGGTAGCGGTCCGGATGCTCGTGCTTGAGATAGTCGAGCAGACGCCGGCGCTTGCCCACCAGCAGCAACAGACCCCGCCGCGAATGGTGATCCTTCGCGTGCGTCTTGAAATGCTCGGTGAGATACGTGATGCGGTCGGTGAGGAGGGCTACCTGAACTTCCGGCGATCCGGTATCGGTGGGATGAATGCGGTAGGTTCCAACCAGTTGCTGTTTGGCTTCAGATGTGGTCGCCATGCGTGAGGCGGGGCTCCTGTTCTTCTCTCGTTTCCTTTGGAAGTCAATACTTTACCACACTTTTCCCCTTTCCCGTAGCGCCGCTATTTCCAATAAAATCCCGAAATGAAGAAGCCCGCGGAGTCATCCTCCTCACGCTCGGATTCATAGCGTGGGTCCCATCCTCAACTCCTCCCGCGGCAGCTTGGAGGAGCCCTGAGCGTCAGCAGGCGGACCCTGCCGGGAATCGAAGCCCGCACTCCAAGCGACCAACGGGAGCGACCAGGGCAAAAAGCGGCGAGCCACCCCTTTCTCTACGTCAACGCCCCCGATTCGCCCCGTCCGCCTCCAGCGCGAATCCATCTCCCTCGATCAGCCCCTTGACCCCACCCTCTTCCGCCAGCCAAGTCCGCGGCTCTCCCTCTCGCGCCTCACGCTCACCACCGGCCAGCACCACTCCGACCGCCGTCATGAGCCGCTCCCAGTCTGCGGCTTCGTCGCGCAGCTTCCGCTCTCAGCAGCCCCCGCCGCTCCCGCCGGTACAGCGCCGGATACAGCACCCCGGTTGAATCCGCAACGCCATCGACACCCCTCCCGCTTCTACCTATACCCCCCGATTCCCTTTTCCCTTTTCCCTCTTCCCTGCCGCTCACCGCCCTCCTCCAGGCCCTCCGCTGCCGCCTGCCGGCTCCGGGTGAATGAGCACGTACGTCCCTCCCGCCTGCAACGACCCCGACCGCCCAATGTAGACCCGCAGCAGCACCGCCTGGTCCGGCGGCAGCTTCTCCAACTCGTTCATCACCGCTTCCGCGGTCGCGGTGGGCACGCGGTTGACGCTGGTGATCACCTCACCCGGTATGATCTGCGCGGTGTTATACGCCGGCCCGCCCGGCACCACGCCCGTGATCAGTGCGCCCTGAATATTCGGAGGAATCTGATGCTGCTCGCGGTCCTGCGCCGTCAGCGTCTGCAGCCGCACCCCCAGATGCGCGCCCTTCGCCGGCTGCGCCGACGTTCCGTTTTGCGCCGTTCGGCTTTCCGCCCCCGGCGGATTGCCCAGCCTCGCCTCCAGCGTCATCGGCCGCCCATTGCGCAAAATCCCCAGCTTCACCTTCGTCCCCGGAGGCGCACCTTCCGTCAACAGTTGCAGTTCGGTCGAGCTATCCACCGGCTGGCCACTGAACTTCACGATCACGTCGCCATTCTTCAGCCCGGCGTTGGCGCCCGGGTCGCCTGCGGTCACATCCGTCACCAGTGCCCCCTGCGTCGTCGGCGGCACGTGGAAAAACGACGAAAGCTCCGGCGTCACATCCTCAATCGAAATTCCCAGGAATCCCCGTACCACCTTGCCGTTCTTGATCAGGTCTTCGGTCACCTGCCGCGCAATCCGGCTCGGAATCGCAAACGACTCCCCGCTGAAGCTGCCGGTTGAGGTGAAGATGAACGAGTTCACCCCCACCACCTGCCCCAGCACATTCACCAGCGGCCCGCCCGAGTTGCCGGGATTAATGGCGGCATCGGTCTGGATGTAATCCGACGGCTGCCGCAAGTTACTGATGGCCGCCGCCGGACGGCGGCCAATCCCGCTGACAATGCCGTGCGTCATGGTGAAGTTGAGCTGAAACGGATTGCCAAACGCAAACACCGGATCCCCCTGCTTCAGCGCCTTCGAGTCGCCCCAGGGCAGATTCGACAATCCCGTCGCCTCAATCTTGATGACCGCCAGATCGGTCAGCTCATCCATGCCCACGATTCTGGCCTTGAATTCGCGCCGGTCGGTCAGCGTCACGCGAATGTTCGTCGCCCCTTTAACCACGTGGTTATTGGTCACGATGTAGCCATCGGGCGAAATGATAATTCCGCTGCCCAGCCCCTGCTCAAACCGCGGCCGGCGCTGCGGAAACTGCCGCCCAAACTGTCCGAAGAACTGCGACAGCGGGTTGTTGGGCGAAAGCTCGCCGCCTTCCCCGCCCATCTCATCCCCTTCGCCCGCATTGCGTGCGGTCACGTTCACCGCCACCACCGCCGGCTCAACCCGCTGGGCCAGCATCTCCTGCTCTTTGGATAGCGTGATGAGCGCAGGAACCTGCGAAGCCTGCAGCGCCGGCTCGGTCGAGCTGGTGATGCCGCCAAACTCTGGATCCTGCGTGCCCGTGTGGGCACGGTAGAAGGCCATGGCCCCCACGACGCCAACAATGACGATCAGGAGCGCGAACGTTCGGCCGCTGACGTAGAGGCCGGAAAAGCGGGACGACGGCATACAGTTTTTCCCCTACCTTGCTTCCCCATTGGATTCCCCGGCCACCTCTGGCGGCGCGGAAATTCAATACTGGCACTATGGTATACTGACCGGGTTGTGGACCAACTCCACGACACAGGAGAACCATATCCGAGACTTCCGACCGCGCCGCGCACCCGAACCCCGAACCCGCATTAATGAACGCATCCGCTCCCGCGAAGTGCGCGTCATCGATGAAGCCGGCACTCAGTTGGGCGTGATGGCGCCCCAGGAAGCCTTGACCATGGCGCGCCAGCGCACCCTCGATCTGGTCGAAGTTGCTCCCGCCGCCAACCCTCCCGTTTGCCGGATCATGGACTTCGGCAAATATCAGTACCAGATGGAGAAGAAGGCGCGCGAGGCGCGCAAGAATCAGAAAAACGTCGTCATCAAAGAAGTGAAGTTCCGCCCCAACACCGACGATCACGACTATGACTTCAAGAAAAACAACGTCCTCCGCTTCCTCGAAGAGGGCGACAAGGTGAAGGCGGTGGTCCAGTTCCGCGGGCGCGAAATCACCCACAAGGAAATCGGCTTTCAGCTCATTCAGAAGCTGCTGCGGGAAGTCGCCCCCCAAGCCATCGTTGAATTTCATCCTCGCATGGAAGGCAACGCCCTCACCGCCATCCTCTCGCCCAAAAAAGCTTAAGATTTATCTCTATGCCCAAACTTAAGACTCATCGCGGCGCCGCCAAACGCTTCCGTTCCACCGGTACGGGCAAAATCGTGCGCGGTCACTCCGGCGCGCGCCACATCCTCACCAGCAAGGAGCGCAAGCGCAAGCGCAAGCTCGATCAGGACACCCTGATCGATAAGGCGGATCAGCGCCGTGTACGGCGCATGATCCCGTACAAGTAAGCAACACCGGGCCCTCGACTTCGGTCGGGGTGAGCTCAACCCGCTGAACGGCTCTCATCGTGCCAGAGGCGGGAAATTCAAAGGAGATTAAACGATGCCTCGAGTTAAACGCGGGACCAAACGGCGCGACAAGCGCAAAAAACTTCTCGGCCTCACCAAAGGCTACTTCCTCACCAAGAGCAAGCTCTACCGCTCCGCCAAAGAGGCCAGCCAGCGCGCCCTCAAGTTCGCCTACAGCGGCCGCAAGCAGCGCAAGCGCCAGTATCGTGAGCTCTGGATCGTGCGCATTAACGCCGCTGCCCGCCAGAACGAGATCACCTACAGTCAGCTCATGCACGGCCTGCAGCTCGCCGGCGTCGAGCTCGACCGCAAGATCCTGGCCGACATCGCCTTCCACGACCCCGCCGGCTTCACGCAAATCGTCCAGCAAGCCAAAACGGCGCTGGCCAGCCCGGCCGCGTAAGCCGTGAAAACCGAAGCCGAGCTCGCGGTCCTGGCATCAACGCCATGGGCTGAGCTGAAGCTGTCGACCGACGCCGACCTCGAGCGCATGCTCGCCGACTTCCACGCTGCGCTCGCGCACGCCTCCGACCGCGATGCCTGGCTCTCGCGCAAGCGCGGCCTCATCACCCTCCTCAACGACAACTGGCTCCGCCCCGCTCCCAAAGAATTCAAACGCTCCCTGGGCGCGCGCCTCAACGCCCTCCGCCACGCAACGGAAGTGCACTTTGCCGCTGCCGTCGCCAAAGGCGACGGCACCCTGCGTAGCGCGCAGCGCGAAGCACGGCCCCCTGAAGTCGATGTAACCCTCCCGCCTCCGGACTTCCGCGCTGCCGGGGCGCATCCGGTTTTGCAGGTCCGCGACGAAATCGTCGACATCTTCCTCCGCCTCGGCTACAGCGTCGCCGATGGCCCCGAAATCGAGACGGCTTATTACAACTTCGAAGCCTTGAACATCCCCGCTGGCCACCCCGCCCGCGAAGAGCAAGACACGCTGTACCTCGATATCCCCGGCGGCGAATATCTGCTCCGCACCCACACCTCGCCCGTGCAAATTCATTGCATGGAGCGCCAGCGCCCACCGCTGCGCGTCATCGTCCCCGGCAAGGTCTACCGCCGCGATGCCCCCGACGCCTCGCATTCGCCCAACTTCCAGCAGATCGAAGGTCTCGCCGTCGATGAAGACCTTACCCTCGGCGATCTCAAAGGCACGCTCGAGCGTTTCGCCCAGGAATTCTTCGGCTCCGGCACATCGATCGCCACCCGCCTCCGCCCCTCTTATTTCCAGTTCACCGAACCCAGCGCCGAGCTCGACGTCGCCTGCATCTTCTGCCACGGCGCCGGCTGCCGCACCTGCAAGCAGACCGGCTGGATCGAAGTCCTCGGCTGCGGCATGGTCGATCCCGCCGTCTTCGGCAACGTCGGCTACGATCCCGAGCGTTACAGCGGCTTCGCCTTCGGCATGGGCATCGAGCGCCTCGCCATGCTCCGCTACGGCATCGACGACATCCAGCGCTTCTACAGCGGCGACATCCGCTTCCTGGAGCAATTCCGATGAAGGTCCAGTTCCGATGAAGGTCCTCCTGAGCTGGCTCCGCGACTTCGTCCCCATCGACATGCCCGCCACCGAGCTGGCGAGCAAGCTCTCCCTCGCCGGCCAAGCCGTCGATACCGTCGAGCCACTCGCCGGCGATGCGCAGCGCCAGGCCGGGGCTGTGGGTCCCCGGCCTGGCGCGAGCAAAAGCGGGGCGCGCGGCGTAGCCGCGCTGGGGCCCGCGCCATGCAATGATGCGCTGCTGGATCTCGACCTCACCTCCAACCGTCCCGATTGCCTCAGCCATTACGGCCTCGCCCGTGAAATCGCCGCCATCACCGGCCAGCCTCTCACACCCCTTGAAGACGACGAGCAGCGCAGCGCCGGCTTGGGGCACAGGGGCCCCCAAGCTGGCGCGAGCATAAGCGGGACGCGCGGCGAAGCCGCGCTGGGGCCCGCGCCAATCATCGAAGCTCCCGAGGCTTGCGGCATCTACTGCGCCCTGCGCCTCGAAAACGTCCACGTCTGCCCCGCGCCCGAGCCAGTAACCGCCCGCCTGCAATCGCTCGGCCAGCGCTCCATCAACAACATTGCCGACGCCACCAACTACACCCTCTGGGAAATGGGCCATCCCACCCACGCCTTCGACTACGACACCCTCGAAGGCGGCGAAATTCGCGTCCGCTGGGCGCGGCCGGGCGAAACCCTCACCACCCTCGACGGCGTCACGCGCACGCTCTCGTCCGAAGACCTGGTCATTGCCGACAGAAATCGCCCCATCGCCCTCGCCGGCATCATGGGCGGCCTCGATTCCTCGATCACCCCGAAAACCAAGCGCGTCTTATTAGAAGCCGCCTGGTTCGATCCTCTCACCGTCCGCAAAACCGCCCGCCGCCACGGCCTGCACACCGAAGCCAGCCATCGTTTCGAGCGCGGCGCCGATCCGCAAGCCCCCACCCTCGCCGCCGAGCGCATCGCCTGCCTCCTCGGCGACGCTGTCGCCCCCAACTCCGAAGGTATTCGCACCGCCCTCGGCAACCTGCCGCAGCGCCCAACCATTCGCCTCCGCCCCGCCCAAATCACCCGCATCCTGGGCAAGTCCATCGAAGCCGCCGAATGCCAGCGCCTCCTGCTGGCCCTCGGCTGCGAATTAGTCTCCAGCAACGAAGACGTTGGGGCAGCCGACCGTAGGGAGGCGCGGGGCGAAGCCCTGGCTAAAGGCGGCGCGAGCCGCTGGTTAGCGCCCTCTTGGCGTCCCGATCTCACCCGCGAAATCGACCTCATTGAAGAGCTCGCCCGCCTCCACGG encodes the following:
- a CDS encoding 30S ribosomal protein S15, which encodes MATTSEAKQQLVGTYRIHPTDTGSPEVQVALLTDRITYLTEHFKTHAKDHHSRRGLLLLVGKRRRLLDYLKHEHPDRYRELIHKLGLRK
- a CDS encoding PDZ domain-containing protein, whose amino-acid sequence is MPSSRFSGLYVSGRTFALLIVIVGVVGAMAFYRAHTGTQDPEFGGITSSTEPALQASQVPALITLSKEQEMLAQRVEPAVVAVNVTARNAGEGDEMGGEGGELSPNNPLSQFFGQFGRQFPQRRPRFEQGLGSGIIISPDGYIVTNNHVVKGATNIRVTLTDRREFKARIVGMDELTDLAVIKIEATGLSNLPWGDSKALKQGDPVFAFGNPFQLNFTMTHGIVSGIGRRPAAAISNLRQPSDYIQTDAAINPGNSGGPLVNVLGQVVGVNSFIFTSTGSFSGESFAIPSRIARQVTEDLIKNGKVVRGFLGISIEDVTPELSSFFHVPPTTQGALVTDVTAGDPGANAGLKNGDVIVKFSGQPVDSSTELQLLTEGAPPGTKVKLGILRNGRPMTLEARLGNPPGAESRTAQNGTSAQPAKGAHLGVRLQTLTAQDREQHQIPPNIQGALITGVVPGGPAYNTAQIIPGEVITSVNRVPTATAEAVMNELEKLPPDQAVLLRVYIGRSGSLQAGGTYVLIHPEPAGGSGGPGGGR
- a CDS encoding translation initiation factor IF-3 — translated: MRDFRPRRAPEPRTRINERIRSREVRVIDEAGTQLGVMAPQEALTMARQRTLDLVEVAPAANPPVCRIMDFGKYQYQMEKKAREARKNQKNVVIKEVKFRPNTDDHDYDFKKNNVLRFLEEGDKVKAVVQFRGREITHKEIGFQLIQKLLREVAPQAIVEFHPRMEGNALTAILSPKKA
- a CDS encoding 50S ribosomal protein L35, whose amino-acid sequence is MPKLKTHRGAAKRFRSTGTGKIVRGHSGARHILTSKERKRKRKLDQDTLIDKADQRRVRRMIPYK
- a CDS encoding 50S ribosomal protein L20 — its product is MPRVKRGTKRRDKRKKLLGLTKGYFLTKSKLYRSAKEASQRALKFAYSGRKQRKRQYRELWIVRINAAARQNEITYSQLMHGLQLAGVELDRKILADIAFHDPAGFTQIVQQAKTALASPAA
- a CDS encoding phenylalanine--tRNA ligase subunit alpha yields the protein MLADFHAALAHASDRDAWLSRKRGLITLLNDNWLRPAPKEFKRSLGARLNALRHATEVHFAAAVAKGDGTLRSAQREARPPEVDVTLPPPDFRAAGAHPVLQVRDEIVDIFLRLGYSVADGPEIETAYYNFEALNIPAGHPAREEQDTLYLDIPGGEYLLRTHTSPVQIHCMERQRPPLRVIVPGKVYRRDAPDASHSPNFQQIEGLAVDEDLTLGDLKGTLERFAQEFFGSGTSIATRLRPSYFQFTEPSAELDVACIFCHGAGCRTCKQTGWIEVLGCGMVDPAVFGNVGYDPERYSGFAFGMGIERLAMLRYGIDDIQRFYSGDIRFLEQFR
- a CDS encoding phenylalanine--tRNA ligase subunit beta produces the protein MKVLLSWLRDFVPIDMPATELASKLSLAGQAVDTVEPLAGDAQRQAGAVGPRPGASKSGARGVAALGPAPCNDALLDLDLTSNRPDCLSHYGLAREIAAITGQPLTPLEDDEQRSAGLGHRGPQAGASISGTRGEAALGPAPIIEAPEACGIYCALRLENVHVCPAPEPVTARLQSLGQRSINNIADATNYTLWEMGHPTHAFDYDTLEGGEIRVRWARPGETLTTLDGVTRTLSSEDLVIADRNRPIALAGIMGGLDSSITPKTKRVLLEAAWFDPLTVRKTARRHGLHTEASHRFERGADPQAPTLAAERIACLLGDAVAPNSEGIRTALGNLPQRPTIRLRPAQITRILGKSIEAAECQRLLLALGCELVSSNEDVGAADRREARGEALAKGGASRWLAPSWRPDLTREIDLIEELARLHGYDRFPSRLPKFQGMPQPLPEAALRDRVRQQLRGRGFAEAISLSFASEAECRAFAPDRQPVRVTNPLSEEAAILRTSSFPSMLRLLQYNAHRGNNARLYEIGKLYELGPDGKPRERHILTLGACDAALDRRSFRGEIEAVLAAFALPAPAAEGTVRFQRLHAEAAAKWKLPESTWLAELDLAACYAAGPRPIHFTPPPRFPASDRDFSFLFADAITWRQVEDALTNPPIPLLISLAPAEVFRGGKLPPGHYSLLLRARFQSPDRTLRDDEVQSASAEITARLHSLGGQQR